GGTCGGTGGCCAGGCTCTTCGTCACCCGTCGCGCCGCCGGGGGAAATTGCGACACGACAAGCAATCGGTTGTCGGCAAGCGGCTGCCTCCATTCGGCCGGCAGGCGCATGCCGTCCAGTCCCCGGGCGAGGCAGACGATGACGGGTTGCCCGCCGCGCAGGAGGATGCGCAGGCATTCCTTCTCCACCGGCGAATGGAAACCGCCGATCACGCAGCGGCCGGCATCGCGCCAGCGGGCGGCCTGGTCGTATGCGGCGAGGATGATGTGACCGGGACTGCGCGCGGAGCAGAAGAGCGCTGTCTTCGGCAGGTCCAGCGCGTCGAGGTTGCCCAGCACCGTCAGCTGCGCAGGCGCGCCTTCGCCCAGGCGCTCGCGCAAACGCGACGGGTACCGGGCATCCGTGGCGGCGAGCGCAAACGAGGTCATTCCTCCTCAGACCTGGACTCGTCGTTGAGGCTGTAGCGCAGTGGCGCCGGCGCAAATCATCTCGTCGCGATCAGCGAACCGGCAGCTGGTCGCTCTCGGCTCGCTCCAGGAGCGCCTCCTCTCGACGTACCGCCTCCCGCAGCCCGGCGGTCTCCTCCATGGTTGGTAGTGAAGAAAGCTGTTCCTGCATCTGCCGGAGGAAGCCGATCAGGGTTTCGAGATCCGCGCTGGCCTGCCAGGTTCCGAAGACTCAGCAGTTCGCCGCCGGAAGTTCACGGGCGTGCGTGATCTCACGCCCGGACACCGGGCGAACTTGCGAGGCCTCAAGGGTAACCACGGCCGCCGTGTGTCCGTCGAGCGCGACAAACTCCACTTCGTATGCCTGGCCGTCTTGGTACACGTGCACCACCGTGCCGACGTCTCCCGGCTCCAGTCCCTCCTCGCGGATGGCTGCGGTTAACACAACGCGTTCGTGTTCCTTGATCACGTGCGCTCCTGTTCCTCGTGCGGATAGGCCGTCACGAGGCGTGGCGTCTCCAGTCCAAGGTCGATGATCCAGACGGTACGAACCAACGGGGATCGTTTGCTCGGCGTTCCCATCCTGCCATCGACAACATACTTCTTGCCGTGGCGCGATTCCACCCGGCTCGTGACGTCGGCGTCGAGAGCGAGCTTGCGAAGGGCTTCGGCCAGGGCCCGCCAATCGTTCCGATCGAACCCCAGGCTGAGAAAGAACGCCGCCTTGCCGCCGTTATCGGGATGCGCGGCGTTCAAAAGATACTCCGCGATCTTCTCCCGCTCGACTATCGCGAGGGCGGCGTTGGGAAGTTTCACGCCTGCGACTCCTGCCTTGTTAGGGCCGACAGTGCCTCGTAAAGCCGCCTCGGCGTCCCACCACGTGCCGCCTTCACCTCCACCTCATCCAGCTCCGCGCGCCGTTGCCGAACCTCCGCGACGAGCCGTCCAAGCTCCTCCCGGCTCATTCCTCCACACCTCCCGCCTCGCCGCCCATGCGGTGCTTGATGTCGTAGTTGATGCGGTGCCGAACCATCACGCTGTCCTCCACCGGGTCTTGCAATACTCGATCGCTTACTTCGTTGTCAGCAGCCGCGTCGAGTTGCCGGTGCGGATGTACAAGTGCTCGAATTGCCCTTCTTCGATGAACACCGCGCGCGGGCTGGGTTGGATGACGACGCGGCAGAGGTCTTTGCCGTCGAGCGAGTGGAACGTGATGCCGAGCTGCGGGGTGAGGTCTTTGCCGACGCTGTTCAGCAACAGATCATGGAGGAACAGCTCGTAGCCGTCGCGGCGCTTCTTGTGGACGGTCTGGTAGTCGTGTTGCAGGCCGATGATCGTGCCGTCGTCGCCGACGCCGATGAGCAGGGTGCCGCCGTCGCTGTTGAGGAAGGCGGCGACGGTCTTGACGATGACCTTTTCGAGCTCGCCGTTCTTCTTGTTGTCCTTCAGGTCCCAGCGCGCCGACGACTTGAACTCGACGCGCGGCCCCTCGCCCTGTGCCAGCAGTCCACCGAGGTCAATCAGAGTCGGTGTTATCCGAGTCCTCGTTCAGCGGGAAATAGCTCTTAGTCACGTCCTGGCCCTCAGTGGGGGTCCAGAGGAGGCGCCGCACTGCTTGCCGGTGTGCATCGTCACCGCGCGTCGGCTGCTGCTGCTGAGGCGCGGTCGAGTCGTCATTTTCGCTCAGACGGTGGCTCATAACTTCCTCTGATTGCCGGGCTTCGCGCCGTGAGTTTCCACGTTTCCGGCGGTGGGCGTGACGATGAGAGGGTTGGCTTTGGTACCTGGCGCTGTAGGATCTGGCGGCTTCGTTCCATTCGGCCCGGATGTCGGCGCGGTAGACGGCGTCGACGGGGTGACCGTGGGCTCGTTTCCCATAGTAGCTCGATTGATAGCAGAGGATTGTGGTCCCAGCAAAGCACTCATTGCGAGAACGCCCACGCCAACAAGGACGGGGAGTAAGGTCCATTGGAACCAGGTTGTGGCTGCAGCGATTTGCTTCCCCAACCTCTCGGCCAAGTCATGAAAGTGATCGTAGCCCTTGGCGTAATATGCGCCGATCATCCTGTGGGCCTCGGCTTCATCCTTCTCGACCAAGTAGTCCGCAAGCACGGTGGGGCTCTCTGGCGCAAGCAGATGGGCGCCCCGGTAACCGATGTGAAGCAGCCGCCGCAGGACGAAGAACTGTACCACCAGCGGGGCGAGCAGCAGGATTAGTGAGGTGCTCCGGATTACGATGTCCAGCGGAACTGCCCTGTCGAGTGCCAGACGGGCCACGATCGTCACTTCGAGCCCGATCACGACGCCGATTGCCGCGATCAACTGGCGAGCCCAGCCGCGATACTCGACGATGCGGGCGTCTGCCGACGCGAAACGCTGCTTCGCAAACTCGGCCCAGGTTCGAACCATTCCGGGATCGGCCGGTACAGCTGGGGTTCCGGGATCGTCGGCCATAGACCAATTGGTCGTCACGTTGTCCTCCACCGGATCTTGCAATACTCGATCGCTTCCTTCGTCGTAAGTAGCCGCGTCGAGTTGCCGGTGCGGATGTACAGGTGCTCGAACAGGCCTTCTTTGATGAACACCGGGCGCGGGCTGGGTTGGATGGCGACGCGGCAGAGGTCTTTGCCGTCGAGCGAGTGGAACGTGATGCCGAGTTGCGGGGTGAGGTCTTTGCCGACGCTGTTCAGCAACAGATCATGGAGGAACAGCTCGTAGCCGTCGCGGCGCTTCTTGTGGACGATCTGGTAGTCGTGTTGCAGGCCGATGATCGTGCCGTCGTCGCCGACGCCGATGAGCAGGATGCCGCCGTCGCTGTTGAGAAAGCCGGCGACGGTCTTGACGATGACTTTCTCCAGCTCTCCGTTCTTCTTGTTCTCTTTCAGATCCCAGCGCGCCGACGACTTGAACTCGACGCGCGGCCCTTCGCCCTACGCCAGCAGCGCACCGATCTCGGCGTCCACTGAGGCGGGCGCGAACTTGTGATATGCCTCCAGCGCCGCGTCCGTCACCGGCTGCGGCACGACGGGGAAGGTCGTCAGGATGTAGGCGAACTCCTCCTCCGTGAGCCCGTAGAGGTGCGCGATCAGACCGTCGAGTTCGGCGCGCAGGCGGGCGCGCTCGACAGGATCGGTGGCGCCGTCCTGGTGGCCGCGCAGGCCGATTTCCTGCGCGAGGTCGTCATACTCCGCGGTAGCGCAGATCAAGCGCGCAGCGCGCGAGACGATCGGCCCGAACTGGGGGTCGCTTGTCGTCAGCCGAGGGACTGGAAGCTGGTAGATGTAGAACATGTTGAGCGTGCTGGAGACCTTCATGCGCAGGAACCAGTCGAGCGTGAAGCTATTGGCAATGGCGCACAGGAAGAGCATTTCGGCGTTGGAGATACCGGTCTCCAGCACTTTGATGGTCGTGCTGTTCACCTCGGTGAAGACGTTCTTCGGCGTAATTGTGGAGATCATGGTGCGCGTGTCGGTGTTGCGAGCGATGCGCCGGTGCACCCAGCGATAGCTCTGATAATCCATCGCCTGCCCCGCATCGGGCTCCTTCCCGAGCAGCGCACGGCGCCCGTCCTTCTCGTCGATCCAGTAGCCCGAGTGCCCCTCGGCAAGGCAGAACTGGTTGAACATCTTTCCCGTAAACAGGGGCAACCGCCCCGTGCCCGGCCTGGTCTTGAAGAGGTGGCTGTCGTTCCTCATGTGGAACTCGTTGGTGAGCACAACGTTCCACCTGCCGTCGAGCTCCTCACCCAGGAATGGGAAGGAGGCCATCTTGTCGGAGATCCGAACATCGGCCTCGTTCCTAAACTTCATGATCGATAGGGAATCTGGGGAGAGCCGACGGACAAGATCGACCGGGACTCGCAGGTGCTCTGACGAAGAGTGTAGGAAGTACTCCAAGTGGTCTGGTGCAACTGCCTCGCGAGGATTGATACGGAACGCTGCTGTGAACTCGGCCGTCTCGCCACCCTTTGCGAAGGTCAGCAGGCACAGCTCCTGTCGATGATCCACGTTCTCGAAAATGAACCTCTCGTTGGAAAGGTCGAATAGCGTGTCTAGGCGAGCCGACGAAAACAGGACGTCCCGGAGTTGCTTTGAGCCTAGGTCCGAGCAGATGCTGCCAGGAACGATCATTCCGCAATGACCGCCCGACCCGGCAAGGTTGAAGCACTGCTCCAAGAACAGCTTGTAGAGGTTGATGTCGGTACCTGCGCGCTTCCCGTTCACGACCGAGATCTGGTTCCGGTACTGCTGTGCTGACCGGTAGAACTCACTCACGTGCGGGAAGCCGCTCTGGTACTCCAGCCACGCCTCGCGAATTCCCGGCTTGCGGAGGAGCTTGCCCTTCTCCTCTTCGAAGTCCTCGATGCGCATCTTGTTCTTCGACACCAGGTCGGAGTAGTCGTCGAAGAACTCCTTCGCGTTGGGCTTGAAGATCTCCCAGGGCGGGTTGGTGATGATGGCATCGAAGCCGCCGCGCTTGTTCAGAATCTCGTCGAACTCGTAGCCCCAATGGAACGGACGAAGGGCGCGGATGTCGGCGAGCGTCAGCGCGCGCTTGGTGGGCCTGCCTTCGGTGTTCTTCTTCGCGTCCCACGTGGCTTGCTCGAACTTGATCTTGAGGTGCTTGCTGAACTCGTCGAGCAGGATCTGATCGAGGGCGTCCAGTGCCTGTGCCTTCTTGCGCTGAATCTCATCCCGCATCGCCGTGAGATCCTCGGTGTAGCTGGTGGCGTGGCGGTACTGGTCGATGAGCCGGTTCTTCTCCGCCAGGATCTGCTGATAACTACGCTTGAAGAGATCGCCCTGGGCAAAGCGCTCGTTGAAGGCGTCGTCATCGACGTGCATCAGGCCGATGAGCGAGTTGCCGGCAAGGATGTTGAAATCGATGTTCGGCAGCGGCTCGAGCTGGTCGACGTGATCGACCGCGGCGACCAGCGCCAGGAAGAGGCGCAGCTTGGCGATTTCGGTCGCCTCCTCCATGATATCGACGCCGAACAGGTTGTCCGTGATGATCCGCTTCTTGATGAAGTAGCCGATGCTCGGGTGCTCGCGTTTGGTGGTGTGCAGCCAGTCGCTGAGGTTGCGGTTGTTGAGGAACTCGATCCTGCCTACGACCGCGGCGTAGACGTTGATCAGTGTCTTCATCGCCGCGACCAGAAACGCGCCCGATCCGCAGGCCGGATCGAGCAAGGTCAGGTTCGGCAGGACGTTGTGGAGCAACTGGCGGCAGAGCGCGGCGTCGAGGTTGATGAGCAGTTCGGCTACGGATTCGAACTGGCGTGATGGGGGGAGGCCGGGGATTGAAGAAGAAGATGAACCCTCACCCCGGCCCTCTCCGGCTGGTGATGCGGGTGACGGGCCGTTTACGCCGTCGAGGATGAGCCGATGGATCGTGCGCTCGCACAGGTACTCGGTGATCTCGGGGCGCGTGTAGTAGGCGCCGAACTCTTTCTGGTTGATGTACTTCTCGAAGATGTAACCGAGGACGTCAGGGTTGATCTCGTCGTCCTTACCGCCGGGCGTATCGTCGAGGTGCCAGGAGTAGCGCCCGAACAGCGCGAGGAGGTTGTCGAACGCCTCGTCGGGTACGTCGATGTCGGGATACCGTTCTTCGATCGGGTGCGTCAGGAACAGACCGCCGTCGAGATATTTGATCTCGCCGAGTAGCGCGCGGGCTTCCGGTGAACGTTGGTCCGCCGGCTTCGCAAAGCCTTCGAAGAAGAGCATGCGGAGGAAGCAGCGGTAGTAGCGGTTCTTTTCGGCGGCCCGGCTTTCGGAGAGCTTGTCCTGCAGATAGTTCCCGTTGCCGTTGTCGATGAAGTGCTTCTTCTGCAGGAAGTAAACGAACATCAACCGGTTCAGCAGCACCGAGGCGTACCAGCGGCGATCGCGCTCGTCGTCGATACCTTCGATGAGCTGGAGGAAGGCGATGTGCTGGGCTTCGTACTCCCTGTAGAAACGCCTGGTGATCCGCTCGACGTCGAGCGCTTGCTTGAGGCGGCGGGCGACCTCGGCGATCGGCATGTTGCCAGCTTCGTCCAGCTCGCTGATGTCGACGACCATGGCCGCGAGCTTCCCGAGGAAGAGGTCGCCGGGCTGGCCACGGACGTAGAGGTGATCGCGCGGGTAGGTCTTCCCGTCTTGCCGCTTCACCCAGTACCAGAGGCTTTGGGTACGCTGCTTGTCGGTGAAGATGAGCAGGTTCTCGTGGTGCAGGCCGGCGACTTCCTTGCGCAGCGCGGCACAGGTCCTGGCGTCGGGGATCGGGCCGTCGTCAGCCGCGATCTCGAAGACCACGACACCCGAGAGCTGCGCGACCTGGCGGCGCTCGAACGTCGCGCCGTCGTGGGTGATCGCCACAACGCGCGTTGATGTGGGTTGCGACCAGCCAAGGACCTCGACGAAGAGAGTCCTCCAGTCGAAGTCCTGGATCAACTGGCGGGCACGGACGGAGTCGAAGGCCATGCTCAGAATCCCCTCCCGCGGAGATGCGGGAGAGGGGACAGGCCCAACGAGCAGATGATCCGCGGTTCGCGCGATTCCTCTTCCTCCTGAACGATGCACAGACGCCCCTCCTCCCGCAGCTCGACCACACGTTCGGCTAGCGTCTGGTCAGTGATTCCGCTGCGAAGTAGGCGGTTCAGGGTGTCGATCGCCACGGGACGGAGCGGGTAGTTGTAGAGGTCCTCGATTGCTCGATGCAGATCCTGCGTGTCGAACAGCGTACCCCTGATGTGCTCTGCATAGTGTTTGAGTCGCTCATAGGTGCGGAACCTCGCACCGGATGGACGGCCGAGTTGCCCGCCGACCGTCTTCTCTTCCTTCGCGACCTGTTCGGCGGCTTGCCGAACGAGATCATGATGTCGTTCATGACGGGCGAGTGCCGCCGTCTTCGGTGTGCACGCGGCGGCTTTCAGAATCGCGAACTGCGACTCGGTGATGCTCTTGCCGTCCGTGTCGACCCACGCCAGCGCATCATTGTCGTCCGCGGTTCGTACGTAGACCAGCACACCCTCGGGCTCGTCCCTAGTTGGTGTGTGTGGCTTCGCCGAGAACACCACGTTGGGCAGGTCGGCGATGATCTTCTGCACGGCCGGATCGCGGTCGATGGCGTTCTTCCAGATCTGAAAGGCGTACGAGCCGAGGTCTACCTCGGTATCATCATCGCCGTCGAGGATACCGGCCTTTTCGGTGAAGAGGTCGCGCACGGTTTGGTCGGCATGGTCGTCTTCGAAGAACGCCTCGTCGGTGCCAACGACCTCGGCGTTCTCACGCAAGCGCTGGCGCACCCGAGCCCGGAGTCGGATGATTCGTTCGACGCCATCGGCAGGGAGGAACGAGTAACAGAGAATCGCGTCGGCCTTCTGCCCGATTCGATCCACACGTCCGGCACGCTGAATCAGACGGATGATGGCCCACGGAAGGTCGTAGTTGACGACGATCGCGCCGTCCTGAAGGTTCTGCCCTTCGCTCAGCACATCGGTTGCAATGAGAACGTCGAGGTCGTCCTCGGGCCTGATCCAACCTCGCCGGTGATTGCTCTCCGGGCTGAATCGCCAGGCAAGACGCGTCGGGTCTTCGGCATCCCCGGTCACCCCGGCAATCCGGGCGACGCCGCGTGCCTCAAGTTGCCGGGCCAGATACTCGACGGTGTCCGCGAACTGTGTGAACACGAGGATCTTCTGCCCGAAATGCTTTCGAGTGATCAGCTCGAGGAGCTTGGAGAGCTTGGCGTCGCGCTCAGGTCGCCACTCGCCACATTGTTTCAACACCCCAAGCAGCGACGCCACATCGGCCTGCAGATCCTTCGCGAGCTGGCCTTGGAAACGATTGGCGCGGAGCCACTTGAAGCGCTTCTTCAGCGGACCGCCGTAATGCGCGTAGATCTCCGCAGCGCGCTTGCGGAAGTCGGCGTCACTCCTCAGTCCCGAGCCGTTCGGCTGCGTTCCGCCGTCCTCTTCATCCTCGGCAACGAGATCGTTGTCGGCATCGCTAACGCCGGTGTCGAGAAGACTTGCGTCCTGCGTGCCGATCGGGACGGGGTCCCCGTTCTCAAGGGCGTGCAGATAGACGAAGTTGCGAAGGACGTGGCGCTCCACGGACTGGATGAACGCTTGACCGCTGCTCTCGAGGCGCTTGAACAGGTTCGTCCGGCAGAAGCCCATCAACCGCTTCCCGGCGCGGCCCAGATCCGCGATCACATTCGCCTCGGCAGTCGTGGGCGGGTCATAGGGACGGGGCTCGATATAGTTGCCCAGCCCATAGCGTGGCAGCGTCAGATGATTGATGGCGTTCACCACCGGGTCGGCATAGAGCTTCGCGTACTGGTCGTCCGGGTCCTTGTCATCGATCTTGAACTTCACCGTCCTGGGTTCGCGCGTCGGGAAGTACGAGCGGGTGCCGTCGGCGAAGGTGAGGAACCTGCGCCCGTTGCTCGGGTCCGTCTCCGCGTAGTTGTCCTGGATGAACGTGCGAGTTCGCCGGACCAGGTAGAGGCGCATCAGCTCGCGCCAGTCATCCGCGTATTCGCTCTTTTCGAAGGCGGCGAGTGAGCGGACAGAGCACTGGTGACGGCGGATGAACTCGGTTTCACCCAGATCGCTCAGCAGCTTCTCCGGTCGAATCCCCAGGTCCCGATCCTCGGCGATGAAGAGGCGCAA
The sequence above is a segment of the Candidatus Binatia bacterium genome. Coding sequences within it:
- a CDS encoding DNA-processing protein DprA; the protein is MTSFALAATDARYPSRLRERLGEGAPAQLTVLGNLDALDLPKTALFCSARSPGHIILAAYDQAARWRDAGRCVIGGFHSPVEKECLRILLRGGQPVIVCLARGLDGMRLPAEWRQPLADNRLLVVSQFPPAARRVTKSLATDRNRLVAALADEVVFAHVAPGGHLDELRQLVADWQAPRRVLG
- a CDS encoding DUF4926 domain-containing protein, which gives rise to MIKEHERVVLTAAIREEGLEPGDVGTVVHVYQDGQAYEVEFVALDGHTAAVVTLEASQVRPVSGREITHARELPAANC
- a CDS encoding phospholipase D-like domain-containing protein, which translates into the protein MPRIFDNIDQSLLPALRETLHLADRADFCVGYFNLRGWKRIDEYVERWAGGPGQCCRLLVGMQRLAQDQLRDALSLVHTGDGIDNQTAIHLKKKLAEEFRQQLMIGTPTNADEAGLQRLAAQIKAKKVVVKLYLRHQLHAKLYLLFRPDPISPTVGYLGSSNLTFAGLSQQGELNVDVVDQDACQKLARWFEDRWEDRWCVDISDELVEIIEQSWAREEPLPPYYIYLKMAYHLSEEARHGLTEFRIPKDFGDMLFDFQVAAVKIAAHHLNKRGGVLIGDVVGLGKTLIATALARIFEDDHDLETLIVCPKNLVPMWEDYRIRYRLRSKVLSVSQVMKELPELRRHRLVLIDESHNLRNREGKRYRVIREYIEKNESKVILLSATPYNKTYGDLGNQLRLFIAEDRDLGIRPEKLLSDLGETEFIRRHQCSVRSLAAFEKSEYADDWRELMRLYLVRRTRTFIQDNYAETDPSNGRRFLTFADGTRSYFPTREPRTVKFKIDDKDPDDQYAKLYADPVVNAINHLTLPRYGLGNYIEPRPYDPPTTAEANVIADLGRAGKRLMGFCRTNLFKRLESSGQAFIQSVERHVLRNFVYLHALENGDPVPIGTQDASLLDTGVSDADNDLVAEDEEDGGTQPNGSGLRSDADFRKRAAEIYAHYGGPLKKRFKWLRANRFQGQLAKDLQADVASLLGVLKQCGEWRPERDAKLSKLLELITRKHFGQKILVFTQFADTVEYLARQLEARGVARIAGVTGDAEDPTRLAWRFSPESNHRRGWIRPEDDLDVLIATDVLSEGQNLQDGAIVVNYDLPWAIIRLIQRAGRVDRIGQKADAILCYSFLPADGVERIIRLRARVRQRLRENAEVVGTDEAFFEDDHADQTVRDLFTEKAGILDGDDDTEVDLGSYAFQIWKNAIDRDPAVQKIIADLPNVVFSAKPHTPTRDEPEGVLVYVRTADDNDALAWVDTDGKSITESQFAILKAAACTPKTAALARHERHHDLVRQAAEQVAKEEKTVGGQLGRPSGARFRTYERLKHYAEHIRGTLFDTQDLHRAIEDLYNYPLRPVAIDTLNRLLRSGITDQTLAERVVELREEGRLCIVQEEEESREPRIICSLGLSPLPHLRGRGF